The Thermoleophilaceae bacterium DNA segment CTGCGGGCGTCGTTCAAGGCGCTTGACGAGCTGCGCACCAAGCGCAACGCCGACGGCGAGATCATCCGCCCCGAGCATCCGTTCACGCATCCGGGCACGGTCACGCCGGGCGAGGTGGCCCAGTACGAGATCGAGGTGTTCCCGGTGGCGCACGTGTTCCGGCCGGGGCACCGGATCCTCGTGAAGGTCTACTCGCCGCCGCTCACCGAGAGCCTGTACGTCTACGTGCCCTCGCGGCTGCCGGCGCTCAACACGATCGTGCACGACGCCGAGCACCCGTCGTCGCTGCTGCTGCCGGTCGTGGCCACGCCGGCGCTCGGCGACCCGCCAGGCTGCGGCGACCTCATCGGGATGCGCTGCGTCCAGCCCGCCGGGTAAGCCGCCGCCGCGGCTAGCCTTCGGCGTCGCCATGGACACGACGCCGAAGCTGCGCGCCCGCGCGCGGATCGCGCTGGCGGGGCCGCTCGGATTCCTGGCCGGCACGGTCGCGATGCACTTCCTGCGCGACGACCTCGACCCCGCGCGGCGCAAGGTCAGCGAGTACGCCACGGGGGAGTGGGGGCTGGTGCAGTCGTTCGCCTTCCTCGCGCTCGCCGCCGGAGGCTTCGCTCTCGCCTCCTGCGTGCGTGCCGAGCCGGGCGCCCGCCGCCCTGCCGCGCTCCTGGCCGTCTTCGGCTTCGGGATGATCGCCGTCACGCTGTTCCCGGCGGACCCGACGAGCCGCGTGGGGTCGACGGCGGTCGGCGAGATCCACGGCGCGGCGGCGTTCGTGGCCTTTGGGGCACTCGCCCTGGCGATGGCCACGCTCGCGCGCCCACTGGTGCGCGATGGCCGCTTCGGGCGCTTCGCCGGCTTCATCGAGGCGATGTCGGTCCTCGCCATCGTGCT contains these protein-coding regions:
- a CDS encoding DUF998 domain-containing protein is translated as MDTTPKLRARARIALAGPLGFLAGTVAMHFLRDDLDPARRKVSEYATGEWGLVQSFAFLALAAGGFALASCVRAEPGARRPAALLAVFGFGMIAVTLFPADPTSRVGSTAVGEIHGAAAFVAFGALALAMATLARPLVRDGRFGRFAGFIEAMSVLAIVLFLIQPVVPDEVAGSWQRVFLGVLAGWLSTAGLRYLRLARLGP